One region of Pseudomonas alvandae genomic DNA includes:
- a CDS encoding amino acid ABC transporter permease, which produces MFDYTFQWRPALRALPDMLAGAWVTFETAALSMIFGVLIALVLTVMRQARHPLLRGVGNGWVSIARNTPSLFQIYILYFGLGSLGLHVSSWFALLAGITFNNAGYLAENFRGGLKAVPGTQMRAARSLGMSAFQAYRMIIVPQLLRIVFYPLTNQMVWAVLMTSLGVVVGLNNDLTGVTQEYNVKTFRTFEYFALAAVLYYLIAKLIVGLARLLSWRLFRY; this is translated from the coding sequence ATGTTTGACTACACGTTCCAATGGCGCCCGGCGCTACGCGCCCTGCCCGATATGCTCGCCGGCGCCTGGGTCACTTTCGAGACCGCCGCGTTGTCGATGATCTTCGGCGTGCTGATCGCCCTGGTCCTGACGGTGATGCGCCAGGCTCGTCATCCGCTGCTACGCGGTGTCGGCAACGGCTGGGTATCGATCGCCCGTAACACGCCATCGTTGTTCCAGATCTACATCCTCTACTTCGGCCTCGGCTCCCTCGGGCTGCACGTCAGTTCATGGTTCGCCCTGCTGGCCGGCATTACCTTCAACAACGCCGGCTACCTGGCGGAGAACTTTCGCGGCGGCCTCAAGGCCGTGCCGGGCACGCAGATGCGCGCCGCTCGCTCCTTGGGCATGAGCGCGTTCCAGGCCTACCGGATGATCATCGTCCCGCAACTGCTGCGCATCGTTTTCTACCCGCTGACCAACCAGATGGTCTGGGCGGTGCTGATGACGTCCCTCGGCGTGGTGGTCGGCCTGAACAACGACCTCACCGGGGTGACGCAGGAATACAACGTCAAGACATTCCGCACCTTCGAATATTTCGCCCTCGCGGCGGTGCTCTATTACCTGATCGCCAAGCTGATCGTCGGGCTGGCCCGACTGTTGTCCTGGCGCTTGTTTCGTTATTGA
- a CDS encoding amino acid ABC transporter permease produces the protein MFSTSLTVNDLLYLLEGAWVTVQLTAWSILLGTLAGLLFGLLRALLPRASLPLAWVLDAFRSVPLLIQFVLFNSLKSIVGLDLSAFAVGCIVLGVYAAAYFTEIVRGGVLAVPLSTRRASRSLGLSYLQDLRFIVLPIATRVAFPGWLNLVLGVMKDTALVMWIGIVELLRASQTIVTRIQEPLLVLCIAGLIYYVMSLVVARLGASLERRWQEND, from the coding sequence ATGTTTTCTACAAGCCTTACCGTCAACGACCTGTTGTATCTGCTCGAAGGTGCCTGGGTCACGGTGCAGTTGACCGCCTGGTCGATCCTGCTCGGCACCCTCGCCGGCTTGCTGTTCGGCCTGTTGCGGGCGCTGTTGCCCCGGGCGAGCCTGCCGCTCGCGTGGGTGTTGGATGCGTTTCGCAGCGTGCCGCTGCTGATCCAGTTCGTGCTGTTCAACTCCCTGAAGAGCATCGTCGGCCTGGACCTCAGTGCCTTTGCCGTCGGTTGCATCGTGCTCGGCGTCTACGCCGCCGCGTATTTCACCGAGATCGTCCGGGGTGGCGTGCTGGCGGTGCCGCTGAGCACCCGGCGGGCCAGCCGGTCATTGGGACTGAGCTATTTGCAGGACCTGCGTTTCATCGTCCTGCCGATTGCCACCCGCGTTGCCTTTCCCGGTTGGCTGAACCTGGTCCTCGGGGTGATGAAAGACACCGCGCTGGTGATGTGGATCGGCATCGTCGAGCTGCTGCGGGCTTCGCAAACCATCGTCACGCGTATTCAGGAACCCCTGCTGGTGCTGTGCATCGCGGGCCTCATCTACTACGTCATGAGCCTGGTGGTCGCCCGCCTCGGCGCTAGCCTGGAAAGAAGGTGGCAGGAAAATGATTGA
- a CDS encoding amino acid ABC transporter ATP-binding protein, translating to MIEIENVHKSFGNLEVVKGVSLTVDKGEVVSIIGGSGSGKSTLLMCINGLEPIQKGSIRVDGVEVHDSATDLNRLRQKIGIVFQQWNAFPHLTVLENVMLAPRKVLGKSKQDAEALAVRQLEHVGLGDKLKAFPGKLSGGQQQRMAIARALAMSPDYMLFDEATSALDPQLVGEVLDTMRMLAEDGMTMVLVTHEIRFARDVSDRVAFFCNGRVHEIGPPDQVIGNPVQPETAVFLKSVK from the coding sequence ATGATTGAGATCGAAAACGTGCATAAATCCTTCGGCAACCTCGAAGTGGTCAAGGGCGTCAGCCTGACGGTGGACAAGGGCGAGGTCGTGTCGATCATCGGTGGCTCCGGTTCCGGTAAATCGACCCTGCTGATGTGCATCAACGGCCTGGAGCCGATCCAGAAAGGCAGCATCCGCGTAGACGGCGTGGAGGTCCACGACAGCGCCACCGACCTCAACCGGCTGCGGCAGAAAATCGGCATCGTCTTCCAGCAATGGAACGCCTTCCCCCACCTGACCGTGCTGGAAAACGTCATGCTGGCGCCGCGCAAGGTGCTGGGCAAGAGCAAGCAGGACGCCGAGGCGCTGGCGGTCAGGCAGCTTGAGCACGTGGGCCTCGGGGACAAGCTCAAGGCCTTCCCCGGCAAGCTCTCCGGCGGACAGCAGCAGCGCATGGCCATCGCCCGGGCGCTGGCGATGTCGCCGGACTACATGCTGTTCGACGAAGCCACCTCGGCCCTCGATCCGCAACTGGTCGGCGAAGTGCTCGACACCATGCGCATGCTCGCCGAAGACGGCATGACCATGGTCCTGGTGACCCACGAGATCCGCTTCGCCCGGGACGTGTCCGACCGGGTGGCGTTCTTCTGCAATGGGCGGGTCCATGAGATCGGGCCGCCGGACCAAGTGATTGGCAATCCGGTGCAGCCGGAGACGGCGGTGTTCCTTAAATCGGTGAAATAG
- a CDS encoding trans-3-hydroxy-L-proline dehydratase has product MRSSRIIHIVSCHAEGEVGDVIVGGVAPPPGDTVWDQSRWIAQDQTLRNFVLNEPRGGVFRHVNLLVPAKDPRAQMAWIIMEPADTPPMSGSNSLCVATVLLDSGILPMTEPQTRLVLEAPGGLIEAVADCRDGKVQRVEIKNVPSFADRLDAWIEVEGLGSLQVDTAYGGDSFVIVDAQRLGFAIRPDEAADLVALGLKITRAANEQLGFVHPLNPDWSHISFCQVAAPIVRENGIATGANAVVIQPGKIDRSPTGTGCSARMAVLHAKGLMQVGERFVGRSIIGSEFHCRIDSLTDVAGRPAIYPCIAGRAWITGTHQLLLDPADPWPQGYRLSDTWPGA; this is encoded by the coding sequence ATGCGCTCATCCAGAATCATCCACATAGTCAGCTGCCACGCCGAAGGCGAAGTCGGCGATGTCATCGTCGGCGGCGTCGCCCCGCCACCCGGTGATACGGTCTGGGACCAGTCCCGCTGGATCGCCCAGGACCAGACCCTGCGCAACTTCGTCCTCAACGAACCCCGGGGCGGGGTGTTCCGCCACGTCAACCTGCTGGTGCCGGCCAAGGACCCGCGGGCACAGATGGCCTGGATCATCATGGAGCCCGCCGACACCCCACCGATGTCCGGCTCCAACTCGCTGTGCGTCGCCACCGTGCTGCTGGACAGCGGCATCCTGCCGATGACCGAACCGCAGACGCGATTGGTCCTGGAGGCCCCGGGCGGCTTGATCGAAGCCGTGGCCGACTGCCGCGACGGCAAGGTGCAACGGGTCGAGATCAAGAACGTCCCGTCGTTTGCCGACCGCCTCGATGCCTGGATCGAAGTCGAGGGCCTGGGCTCGCTGCAAGTGGACACCGCCTATGGTGGCGACAGTTTTGTCATCGTCGACGCCCAGCGCCTGGGCTTTGCCATTCGCCCTGACGAAGCCGCCGACCTGGTGGCCTTGGGACTGAAAATCACCCGGGCCGCCAACGAACAACTGGGCTTCGTTCATCCGCTGAATCCCGACTGGTCGCACATCTCGTTCTGCCAGGTCGCCGCGCCCATTGTCCGGGAGAACGGCATCGCCACCGGGGCCAACGCTGTCGTCATCCAGCCCGGCAAGATCGACCGTTCCCCCACTGGCACCGGTTGCTCGGCACGCATGGCGGTACTGCACGCCAAGGGCCTGATGCAGGTGGGCGAGCGTTTTGTCGGCCGCTCGATCATCGGCTCCGAATTCCACTGTCGGATCGACTCACTGACCGACGTGGCCGGCCGCCCGGCGATCTACCCGTGCATCGCCGGGCGAGCGTGGATCACCGGCACGCACCAATTGCTGCTCGACCCGGCCGATCCATGGCCCCAGGGCTATCGGCTCTCGGATACCTGGCCCGGCGCATGA
- a CDS encoding dihydrodipicolinate synthase family protein, translating into MSKRINWSGVFPAVTTQFNDDFSINLEKTHQVISNVIRDGVSGLVVCGSVGENTSLSAEEKIAVTEVAVDASRGRVPVICGVAEFTSVQAAKVANAVRKVGVDGVMLMPALVYGSKPFETAEHFRYVARHADVPLMVYNNPPIYKNDVTPDILISLADCDNVVCFKDSSGDTRRFIDVRNEVGDRFVLFAGLDDVVLESLAVGAEGWVSGMSNVFPKEGETIFRLAHAGRFAEAMPIYEWLMPILHLDARADLVQCIKLCEAIAGRGSALTRPPRLALPEEDRVYVEQIMAKALANRPMLPDVGL; encoded by the coding sequence ATGAGCAAACGCATCAACTGGAGCGGGGTATTCCCCGCCGTCACTACCCAATTCAACGATGACTTTTCCATCAACCTGGAAAAAACCCACCAAGTCATTTCCAACGTCATTCGCGATGGCGTGTCGGGCCTGGTGGTCTGCGGCTCGGTGGGGGAAAACACCTCCCTGAGCGCCGAGGAAAAAATCGCCGTGACCGAAGTCGCGGTGGACGCCTCCCGGGGCCGGGTGCCGGTGATCTGCGGCGTGGCCGAGTTCACCAGTGTGCAAGCCGCCAAGGTTGCCAACGCCGTGCGCAAGGTCGGTGTCGACGGCGTGATGCTGATGCCGGCGCTGGTCTACGGCTCCAAGCCGTTCGAGACCGCCGAGCATTTCCGCTACGTCGCCCGGCATGCCGACGTGCCGCTGATGGTCTACAACAACCCGCCGATCTACAAGAACGACGTCACCCCGGACATTCTCATCTCGCTGGCCGACTGCGATAACGTGGTGTGTTTCAAGGATTCGTCCGGCGACACCCGCCGATTTATCGACGTGCGCAATGAAGTCGGCGATCGCTTCGTGCTGTTCGCCGGTCTTGACGATGTGGTGCTCGAAAGCCTGGCCGTGGGCGCCGAAGGTTGGGTGTCTGGCATGTCCAACGTGTTCCCCAAGGAAGGTGAAACCATCTTCCGCCTGGCCCACGCCGGACGTTTCGCCGAAGCCATGCCGATCTACGAATGGCTGATGCCGATCCTGCACCTCGACGCCCGCGCCGACCTGGTGCAGTGCATCAAGCTGTGCGAAGCCATCGCCGGCCGCGGCAGCGCCCTCACCCGCCCACCGCGCCTGGCCCTGCCGGAAGAAGACCGGGTGTATGTGGAGCAGATCATGGCCAAGGCGCTGGCCAACCGGCCGATGCTGCCGGATGTGGGGCTTTAA
- a CDS encoding DinB family protein: MNYFLAQALNNQWANHRLLDACAQLNTVEYEAYRTSFFPSIQATLCHILEVDRYYLTALEGDVAGQEQDFSATLAFAQLRESQDRTDRQLATFCENLRHEDLARAVDLLRADGRVRERIDRLLLHLFEHQIHHRGQVHTMLSATHIDPPQLDEFFLDCDRAFRRQEEALLQLDETRVWRDYRAD, from the coding sequence ATGAATTATTTCCTGGCCCAGGCCCTGAACAACCAATGGGCCAACCACAGGCTGCTGGACGCCTGCGCGCAGTTGAATACGGTGGAATACGAGGCCTACCGCACCAGTTTCTTTCCCTCCATCCAGGCCACGTTGTGCCATATCCTCGAAGTCGACCGTTATTACCTCACCGCCCTGGAAGGTGACGTGGCGGGTCAGGAACAGGATTTTTCCGCGACGCTCGCATTCGCCCAACTCAGGGAAAGCCAGGACCGCACCGACCGGCAGTTGGCGACATTCTGCGAAAACCTGAGGCACGAGGACCTCGCCCGTGCCGTTGATCTGCTGCGCGCCGACGGCCGGGTTCGCGAACGGATCGACCGTTTGCTGCTGCACCTGTTCGAGCACCAGATCCATCACCGCGGCCAGGTCCACACCATGCTCAGCGCCACCCACATCGACCCGCCGCAGCTCGACGAGTTTTTTCTCGATTGCGATCGAGCGTTTCGTCGACAAGAGGAAGCGCTGCTGCAGCTGGATGAAACCCGCGTCTGGCGGGACTATCGAGCCGACTGA
- a CDS encoding 2,3-butanediol dehydrogenase — MRAAVWHGRNDIRVEDVPLPVSPPAGWVQIRVQWCGICGSDLHEYVAGPVFIPVEAPHPLTGIKGQCILGHEFCGEIVELGEGVEGFSVGEPVAADACQHCGTCYYCTHGLYNICENLAFTGLMNNGAFAELVNVPANLLYKLPANFPAEAGALIEPLAVGMHAVKKAGSLLGQNVVVVGAGTIGLCTIMCAKAAGAAQVIALEMSGARKAKALEVGASHVLDPNECDALAEVRRLTGGLGADVSFECIGNKHTAKFAIDLIRKAGKCVLVGIFEEPSEFNFFELVSTEKQVLGALAYNGEFADVIAFIADGRLDISLLVTGRIQLEEIVGQGFEELVNNKEHNVKIIVSPARI, encoded by the coding sequence ATGCGCGCCGCCGTCTGGCACGGCCGCAACGACATCCGCGTCGAAGACGTGCCGCTGCCGGTATCGCCGCCCGCCGGTTGGGTGCAGATCCGCGTGCAATGGTGCGGCATCTGCGGCTCCGACCTGCACGAATACGTGGCCGGGCCGGTGTTCATCCCGGTGGAGGCGCCACACCCGCTGACCGGGATCAAGGGCCAGTGCATCCTCGGCCATGAGTTCTGCGGCGAAATCGTCGAGCTGGGCGAGGGCGTCGAAGGCTTCAGCGTCGGCGAGCCGGTGGCCGCCGATGCCTGTCAACATTGCGGCACCTGCTATTACTGCACCCATGGGCTCTACAACATTTGCGAGAACCTGGCCTTTACCGGGCTGATGAACAACGGCGCGTTCGCCGAGTTGGTCAACGTCCCGGCGAATTTGCTCTACAAACTGCCAGCCAATTTTCCCGCCGAGGCTGGCGCGTTGATCGAACCGCTGGCGGTGGGCATGCACGCGGTGAAAAAAGCGGGCAGCCTGTTGGGCCAGAACGTCGTCGTGGTGGGGGCCGGGACCATCGGCCTGTGCACGATCATGTGCGCCAAGGCGGCCGGCGCGGCCCAGGTCATTGCTCTGGAGATGTCCGGCGCACGCAAGGCCAAGGCCCTGGAAGTCGGGGCCAGCCATGTGCTCGATCCGAATGAATGTGACGCCCTGGCTGAGGTTCGGCGCCTGACCGGTGGTCTGGGCGCCGATGTCAGCTTCGAGTGCATCGGCAACAAGCACACCGCCAAGTTCGCCATCGACCTGATCCGCAAGGCCGGCAAATGCGTGTTGGTGGGCATCTTCGAAGAGCCCAGCGAATTCAACTTCTTCGAGCTGGTTTCCACCGAGAAGCAAGTGCTTGGCGCGCTGGCCTACAACGGTGAGTTCGCCGACGTGATTGCCTTCATCGCTGACGGACGCCTGGACATCTCGCTGCTGGTGACCGGGCGTATCCAGTTGGAGGAGATCGTCGGGCAGGGCTTCGAGGAGCTGGTGAACAACAAGGAACACAACGTGAAGATCATCGTGTCACCCGCACGGATCTGA
- a CDS encoding acetoin dehydrogenase dihydrolipoyllysine-residue acetyltransferase subunit, whose protein sequence is MSQIFTLTMPKWGLSMTEGRVDAWLKEEGQAITKGDEVMDVETDKISSSVEAPFSGVLRRQVARQDETLAVGALLGIVVEGEASDAEIDAVIEQFQSSFVPGDAADEDSGPKPQKVEVDGRVIRYFERGEGGTPLVLVHGFGGDLNNWLFNHEALAAGRRVIALDLPGHGESSKALQRGDLDELSGVVLALLDHLDVNTAHVVGHSMGGAVSLNAARLMPQRFRSLTLIGSAGLGAEINDSYLQGFVDAANRNALKPQLVQLFSNAELVNRQMLDDMLKYKRLEGVDAALRQLAGSLFKDGRQQADLREVVQAGHVPTLVIWGSDDAIIPAAHAEGLSAQVEVLPGQGHMVQMEAAEQVNRLILEFIGQH, encoded by the coding sequence ATGAGCCAGATTTTTACCCTGACCATGCCCAAGTGGGGCTTGTCGATGACCGAGGGCCGGGTCGATGCCTGGCTCAAGGAGGAGGGCCAGGCCATCACCAAGGGTGATGAGGTGATGGACGTCGAGACCGACAAGATCTCCAGCAGCGTCGAGGCGCCGTTTTCCGGTGTGTTGCGCCGGCAAGTGGCTCGCCAGGATGAAACCCTGGCGGTTGGCGCCTTGCTCGGCATCGTCGTCGAAGGCGAGGCCAGCGATGCCGAGATCGACGCGGTCATCGAGCAGTTCCAATCCAGCTTCGTGCCCGGCGACGCGGCTGATGAGGACAGTGGCCCGAAACCACAGAAAGTCGAGGTGGACGGCCGGGTGATCCGCTATTTCGAGCGCGGCGAGGGCGGTACGCCGCTGGTGCTGGTGCACGGTTTTGGCGGTGACCTGAACAACTGGCTGTTCAACCACGAAGCGCTGGCCGCCGGGCGCCGGGTGATTGCCCTGGACCTGCCGGGCCATGGCGAATCGTCGAAGGCCCTGCAACGCGGCGACCTGGACGAGCTGAGCGGCGTGGTGCTGGCGTTGCTCGATCACCTGGACGTCAACACGGCTCATGTGGTGGGGCATTCCATGGGCGGGGCGGTGTCGCTGAATGCCGCGCGCTTGATGCCGCAACGGTTCCGCTCCCTGACTTTGATTGGCAGCGCCGGCCTCGGTGCCGAGATCAACGACAGCTACTTGCAAGGTTTCGTCGACGCGGCCAACCGCAATGCGCTCAAGCCGCAGCTGGTGCAACTGTTCTCGAATGCCGAGCTGGTCAATCGGCAGATGCTCGACGACATGCTCAAGTACAAGCGCCTCGAAGGCGTGGACGCGGCCCTGCGCCAACTGGCAGGGAGCCTGTTCAAGGACGGCCGCCAGCAGGCGGACCTGCGCGAAGTCGTGCAGGCCGGTCACGTCCCGACGCTGGTCATCTGGGGTAGCGACGACGCGATCATCCCGGCGGCCCACGCCGAAGGGTTGAGTGCCCAGGTCGAAGTGCTGCCTGGCCAGGGCCACATGGTGCAGATGGAAGCGGCCGAGCAGGTCAATCGATTGATCCTTGAATTCATCGGACAGCACTGA
- a CDS encoding alpha-ketoacid dehydrogenase subunit beta, with protein MARKISYQQAINEALAQEMRRDSSVFIMGEDVAGGAGAPGENDAWGGVLGVTKGLYDQFPGRVLDTPLSEIGYVGAAVGAATCGVRPVCELMFVDFAGCCLDQILNQAAKFRYMFGGKASTPLVIRTMVGAGLRAAAQHSQMLTSLWTHIPGLKVVCPSSPYDAKGLLIQAIRDNDPVIFCEHKLLYSMQGEVPEELYTVPFGEANFLRDGKDVTLVSYGRLVNTAMDAARNLAGRGIDCEVIDLRTTSPLDEDSILESVEKTGRLVVIDEANPRCSMATDISALVAQKAFGALKAPIEMVTAPHTPVPFSDSLEDLYIPDAAKIEQAVLNVIEWSKR; from the coding sequence ATGGCGAGAAAAATCAGCTATCAGCAGGCAATCAACGAAGCCCTGGCCCAGGAAATGCGTCGCGACTCCAGCGTGTTCATCATGGGCGAAGACGTGGCCGGTGGCGCTGGCGCACCCGGTGAGAACGATGCCTGGGGCGGCGTGCTCGGCGTCACCAAGGGACTTTACGACCAGTTCCCGGGGCGCGTGCTGGACACGCCGTTATCGGAAATCGGTTATGTCGGCGCGGCGGTCGGCGCCGCCACCTGCGGCGTGCGGCCAGTGTGCGAACTGATGTTCGTCGACTTCGCCGGCTGCTGCCTGGACCAGATCCTCAACCAGGCGGCGAAATTCCGCTACATGTTCGGCGGCAAGGCCTCCACGCCCCTGGTCATCCGTACCATGGTCGGCGCCGGCCTGCGCGCCGCGGCCCAGCATTCACAAATGCTCACCTCGTTGTGGACGCATATCCCGGGCTTGAAAGTGGTCTGCCCGTCATCGCCCTACGACGCCAAGGGCCTGTTGATCCAGGCGATACGCGACAACGACCCGGTGATCTTCTGCGAGCACAAATTGCTCTACAGCATGCAGGGCGAGGTGCCGGAAGAGCTCTACACCGTGCCGTTCGGCGAGGCCAATTTCCTGCGCGACGGCAAGGACGTGACGCTGGTGTCCTACGGGCGACTGGTCAATACGGCGATGGATGCGGCGCGCAACCTGGCCGGACGTGGCATCGATTGTGAAGTCATCGACCTGCGCACCACCAGTCCGCTGGACGAGGACAGCATCCTGGAAAGTGTCGAGAAGACCGGACGCCTGGTGGTGATCGACGAGGCCAACCCGCGCTGTTCCATGGCCACCGACATCTCGGCGCTGGTGGCGCAAAAAGCCTTCGGCGCGCTCAAGGCACCGATCGAAATGGTGACCGCGCCGCACACGCCGGTGCCGTTCTCCGATTCCCTGGAAGACCTGTACATCCCTGACGCGGCCAAAATCGAACAAGCCGTGCTCAACGTGATCGAGTGGAGCAAGCGCTGA
- a CDS encoding thiamine pyrophosphate-dependent dehydrogenase E1 component subunit alpha, producing MSTSLTHDQLLHAYQVMRTIRAFEERLHVEFATGEIPGFVHLYAGEEASAAGVMAHLGDDDCIASNHRGHGHCIAKGVDVYGMMAEIYGKKTGVCQGKGGSMHIADFEKGMLGANGIVGAGAPLVVGAALAARLKGTDSVAVVFFGDGGSNEGAVFEAMNMASVWNLPCLFIAENNGYAEATASNWSVACDHIADRAAGFGMPGVTVDGFDFFAVHEAAGAAVERARAGEGPSLIEVKLTRYYGHFEGDAQTYRAPDEVKHFRENQDCLMQFRDRTTRAGLLTVEQLDQIDKEVEMLIENAVYKAKSDPKPAASDLLTDVYVSYP from the coding sequence ATGTCGACATCGCTCACCCATGATCAATTGCTGCACGCCTATCAGGTCATGCGCACCATCCGCGCCTTCGAAGAGCGCCTGCACGTGGAATTCGCCACCGGCGAGATCCCTGGTTTCGTCCACTTGTATGCCGGCGAAGAAGCCTCGGCCGCTGGCGTCATGGCGCACCTCGGGGACGACGATTGCATCGCCTCCAACCACCGTGGCCACGGTCATTGCATCGCCAAGGGCGTGGATGTGTACGGGATGATGGCCGAGATCTACGGCAAGAAAACCGGAGTCTGCCAAGGCAAGGGCGGCTCGATGCACATCGCCGATTTCGAGAAAGGCATGCTCGGCGCCAACGGCATCGTCGGCGCCGGTGCGCCACTGGTGGTCGGCGCAGCCCTCGCGGCGCGGCTCAAGGGCACCGACAGCGTCGCCGTGGTGTTTTTCGGCGACGGCGGCTCCAACGAGGGCGCGGTGTTCGAAGCCATGAACATGGCCTCGGTGTGGAACCTGCCGTGCCTGTTCATCGCCGAAAACAATGGTTACGCAGAGGCCACTGCCTCCAATTGGTCGGTGGCCTGCGACCACATCGCCGACCGCGCCGCCGGCTTCGGCATGCCCGGCGTGACTGTCGATGGCTTCGACTTCTTCGCCGTCCATGAAGCCGCCGGGGCTGCCGTCGAACGCGCCCGTGCCGGGGAAGGACCGTCACTGATCGAGGTCAAGCTGACCCGTTACTACGGCCATTTCGAGGGCGACGCCCAGACGTATCGCGCACCCGACGAGGTCAAGCATTTCCGCGAAAACCAGGACTGCCTGATGCAGTTCCGCGACCGTACCACCCGGGCCGGGCTGCTCACGGTCGAGCAGCTGGACCAGATCGACAAGGAAGTGGAAATGCTGATTGAAAACGCTGTGTACAAGGCCAAGTCCGATCCCAAGCCGGCGGCGTCCGACCTGCTGACCGATGTCTACGTCAGCTACCCCTGA
- a CDS encoding ATP-NAD kinase family protein — translation MSRRPLTVGIIANPASGRDVRRLTANAGLFSSTDKVSVIQRLLAAFGATGIEQVLMPTDMIGMAAAVLKNSHSRQARSSHWPALEFLDLTLRQTVEDTRRAARLMAEREVALIAVLGGDGTHKAVAAEVGDIPLLTLSTGTNNAFPELREATSAGLAGGLYACGRIPDEIGLRRNKRLLVCDAARGLREVALVDVAVSPLRFVGARAISRAQDLAEVFVTFAEPQSIGLSALCGLWFPVSRQAPGGAWMRLDPQSPEALLVPLAPGLLQGCGVLAAGPLEPGVAHGLSLSAGTLALDGEREIEFNAHDRPTVTLDAGGPLSIDVNAVLTYAAQQRLLAIGREHPQHPLNLQEDTPGE, via the coding sequence ATGAGCCGCCGTCCGCTCACCGTCGGCATCATTGCCAACCCTGCGTCGGGCCGTGACGTGCGGCGCCTGACCGCCAATGCCGGATTGTTTTCCAGCACCGACAAGGTCTCGGTGATCCAGCGCCTGTTGGCCGCGTTCGGCGCCACGGGCATCGAACAGGTGCTGATGCCCACCGACATGATCGGCATGGCCGCCGCCGTGCTGAAGAACAGCCACAGCCGCCAGGCCCGCAGCAGCCACTGGCCGGCCCTGGAGTTTCTCGACCTGACCCTGCGCCAGACCGTCGAAGACACCCGCCGCGCCGCGCGGCTGATGGCCGAGCGCGAGGTGGCGTTGATCGCCGTGCTCGGCGGCGACGGCACCCACAAGGCGGTCGCCGCCGAAGTCGGCGACATTCCTCTCTTGACCCTTTCCACCGGCACCAACAATGCCTTCCCCGAGCTACGCGAGGCCACCAGTGCCGGGCTGGCCGGCGGGTTGTACGCCTGCGGCCGCATCCCGGACGAAATCGGTTTGCGCCGCAACAAGCGCTTGCTGGTCTGCGATGCCGCACGTGGCTTGCGGGAAGTGGCCCTGGTGGACGTTGCCGTGTCGCCGCTGCGCTTCGTCGGTGCCCGGGCGATCAGTCGGGCCCAGGACCTCGCCGAAGTCTTCGTGACCTTCGCCGAACCGCAATCCATCGGTTTGTCGGCCCTGTGCGGGTTGTGGTTCCCGGTGTCACGCCAGGCGCCAGGCGGTGCCTGGATGCGCCTGGACCCGCAATCTCCCGAGGCGCTGCTGGTGCCGCTCGCACCAGGCTTACTGCAAGGCTGCGGCGTGCTCGCCGCCGGTCCTTTGGAACCCGGCGTCGCCCACGGTCTATCGCTGTCCGCCGGCACGTTGGCCCTGGACGGCGAGCGGGAAATCGAATTCAACGCCCATGACCGGCCCACGGTCACCCTCGATGCCGGCGGCCCGCTGAGCATCGACGTCAACGCGGTGCTCACCTACGCCGCGCAACAACGCTTGTTGGCCATTGGCCGCGAGCACCCGCAACACCCCTTGAACCTTCAAGAAGACACGCCTGGAGAATAA